Within Zootoca vivipara chromosome 10, rZooViv1.1, whole genome shotgun sequence, the genomic segment CACATAAGCCACAGTAATTCCTGATGTGTTATATGCGTTAGGATGCTCAGAGATCTTAACATTTGGGTTTGTGATTGTAATATGCCATTAAACCCTACCATTAAGGCAACATACGTACCTGTACTGTACACACTTACTGGGGATACAGTTCAGTagactttacttctgagtaagcatgcttaaAGAGGGTGCAGTTAATTGGAAGAAAGATATATTGAAATAAATAGATCCTCTAAATCTATGTAGAAGTAAGCCTTGCCTCTAAATCTGTGTAGAAGTAAGCCTTGCTAAGTTTctctgggacttactcccaggcacaTGTGGAGTATAGCCTTAAACATCTCCTATGAGCATCCCAGCTAAGGCTGAAGAATGGTTTAAGTGAATCTGAAAGCTTGCATATGTTTTCAGGTTTCTAGTGAGTTAATAGTTTAGGGAGCATAAAAAAAACACATGTGCAGATGCATAATGTGATATCTCAAGAGGCTGGGGGGAATATACACTGGAGAAGAGTTGCTGTCCTTCAAAGTTTCTCTAAGACTCATAACAGAATGGATTTGTATTGCTATAAAGCTGCTGTAGTTCATGATCCTTGATCCATTACATGTAGTAATGATAAGAAAGCCAGCTGTCTGCATACTGGCACTTTTGATCACCTTGGTGACAGAGATCAAAATCTCCCTCTTTCCCATGAAAGTAAGCCAGAGAAAGCCTTTGCAAAGCCATGGCACCAAATTGATAGGTCAGTTTCCTTCGGATTTTAATAATTTCTCCTGTTCTTCCGTAATTCCTCAGAGCTCTGGCCATCTTCTGGTAGGTCATGATCTTCCGATTTCCCTTGCGTTCCCCCCACAGTTCTGCCAATTTCTCCTTGTGTTTGGAAACAAACTGGAAGACGCCATTGGGCTTATCTAACCACTGGATGCAGTTTGCCAGGTCTGGATTATGGAGAGATTCGTGAATATATTCAAACAGGCGAAGCTTCTTCCTGCCTATcaggaagtttaaaaaaataaaattaaacaggtTCAATACCTTGCCCCCAAATGGGATATTGGAGACTGGCTGATAATTATCCAACATGGTGGGATTCAAGGGAGGCTTTTTCAATAGAGCTCTTATAACTGCCTCCTTCGGGCATGCTGAAACCATGCCTTGCTGTAAGAAGGCACTGACCATTCCCTTCACCCACTTAGCCCGTCCCCCACTGGCCCTTCAGATGAACAAGGAAGGACAAGGATCTAGGATCCTTGGGCTGTACAAAATTAAAAAGTATCCATTAACACTGGACAAGCAGAGGCCAGTTATATCCACCAGATCTGTATCAACTATAGCATCCAAGTCAGAATGGATCCAAGTGATTTTGTCAGCAAAGTGCAGAACGAATTGTTCACAGTGGGCCATTGAGTGGTCTAAATTCTCCTCACGTTGGCCAAATTGTAAAATACCCCTGACCCCACATCTCATTGGATGTCGGGATTTGACACCTAcctttccttccattctgaaCAGAGGAAAGCTGCAAACAGCTTCTCTGTGTGAGTGAGCACAGCGGGAGCTGATATAAGTGCCTTCCACTGCCCATAAAATTGATGGGGCATGCCCATATAATTTTGTGGTCCtctctttctgctcttttagatacCCATTTAGATGTGGCAGACATAATGTCATGCCTCTTCAGCAACCATTTTATGTTATGCCAcatccccatggcagccattttgtgttatgtcatGCTCCCacagctgccattttgtgactggtgcccatggtGCTTAGTCCAAATACCAGATGTGCCCACTCGCCCCCAAAAGTTGACGAACCCTGATCTAGAATCAAAACAATGCACACATGTAATTgccagaatgttcacaaaccttTCCTGCCTTTTTGCTGCAAAGGTATGGCACACATCTCTGGATTTTCTGGAACAGTCTGCAGAGTATGGTACTCAGCTGCACCCAGATAAAAATCTGCCTCTGTATTCTTAAAGAAATGGACAATAATAGTGTGAGGAGACGTGAAATGGAGTGAAGTTATTTACCGTACCTACTCTCTAGAATTCCACAGTGACCAAAGCCTTCTTCAATGAAGGAGCAAAGGTCTGTGGAGCTATGCTTTGGCTTTGCCTCTGATGGTGAAGGGCTTTGGCTAATCCCACAATGGCTATCTGTCATGAGTGTAGccggggggcagggaagggcagctaccctcctaaatcaataaaaatcaataaaaatacacagcaaactgaggttctaccccccaccccagcaaaaggtctgccccctaacaaaaatcctggctacgcccatgctgtgACTCTGAAGTGAGGAGGACCTCACACATAGACTTCTATGCATGCAACCTTCCCAAAGCTCTGAAACTCTGATCATGCAGGGCCCCAGGTCTTCACACATAGAGGTCTACATGAAAAGTATTCCCCACCTCAGATTTTCatgctaaaaaagaagaagaagagtttggaattgatatcccgctttatcactaccctaaggagtctcaaagcggctaacattctcctttcccttcctcccccacaacaaacactgtgtgaggtgagtggggctgagagacttcagggaagtgtgactagcttatgtggaggagcggagacgcgaacccggttccccaaattatgagtctactactcttaaccactgcaccacactggctctcatgagcATGGTAGGAGCAGGGCAGGGGAAACTAGTCAGAGATGAGACTTGAGACTCTCTCAAAGCCACACACCCTTCCTGGGTCCcaccgatcactggtcctgttctGCACTCTCCTGCTTTTGCTCAGCTGGAAAGCatctttgaactctgatgatgcctctggcttgcctggatagagagatGTGGGTTGTGTACATGTAGAAACTTTTGATTTTGTGTGACTGGAATATAGCCTACTGAACAAAGGTGGGGTCATAAGCTTTGCTTGTTACCTCTGGCCCCAGTCGCTATAAACATGTGGCCCCCAatatggcccttgggctgaaacagGCTTCCCACCTCTGATGTCAAGAATGCAAtagaacagaat encodes:
- the SPIC gene encoding transcription factor Spi-C, which translates into the protein MMKGMKLFFLTTSSLKKLEDLIFAFLKTEMSFTDQDLLGQAFEDALEVLQQHSYGDCNYAPEDFKNCLTYHHHSLQANPSYLSDKPIYSWSETPTLLNTEADFYLGAAEYHTLQTVPENPEMCAIPLQQKGRKGRKKLRLFEYIHESLHNPDLANCIQWLDKPNGVFQFVSKHKEKLAELWGERKGNRKIMTYQKMARALRNYGRTGEIIKIRRKLTYQFGAMALQRLSLAYFHGKEGDFDLCHQGDQKCQYADSWLSYHYYM